The following is a genomic window from Fusarium oxysporum Fo47 chromosome IV, complete sequence.
TCCTGTACAGCATCACCGTTTGCGCGCTCCTCGCTAACATCATAAAGTGCACAGCGCTCATCATGAGAGAGAGCAGCAACCTCTGTCGCTGAGAGCCATGCAGCGCGGTGAATAGAAGCGTCTACGTTGCAGGTCTGCACTGTGAGATCGTCTTCATCTGCAACGCGGGTGTCGTAAACGTTGACGAGACCGTCTGTTGAGCCGGAGAGGAGAAGAGCTGGGTTGGAGGGGTTGAAGGATAGGTCTGTTACGTCGTCGCTGTGGACTTCTTGGTAGTGTGCTTtggatgatggtgttgagcgGACGTCCCTGGGATTGTTAGAGGGGAGCTTTGAGTGGCAAGGAGGGAGTCTACCAGAGATGGATTGATGCTGTGTGGTTTTGGAGTTCTGTTCCTACGGCGATAGTCTGTGTATCAAGACTACAAGCCATAGATAGAATAGGGGCTTGGCTAGCTACACTCACAATCAGCAACTCTCCTACCCATGACTTCATTCGAATCCACAACTTGCCTTGAAACTGCACAACATTCGCACCCTGTCTCAAATCCCACACACCAACAGTTCCATTCTCACCAGCGGTACACACAACCGAAGCATTGCTATCAAACACCCGCAACGTGGTCAAGTTGCCATGCTGGGTGGGCAGACGACGCTGAGGACCTGCTGAGAGACGAGCTGGGTCGAGAACAGAGAGGAACTGGTCTGATGAAATAGAAGCGAGACCAACAGATGTCCTGTGTATGTCGAGGACGTATACGTCTCTGCCGAGGGAGAGGCCGTCGGCGCAGTTGAGTGAGTACATGATGGCTATGATGAGTGTTAGTGAGATTGAGGATGGGATGTGAAGAATTTGATGAGTTCTTGGTATCGTCAAGTGTAACAGCCCGGAGATTGAAACCAGGAAATTGGAATATGTTTGTAAACTCACCTTGAatagttaaattatatcACTATTATTCTTAAGTAGGTATTTGTCCAAGTCTGATGATATTGAGACCCAAATATTGAAGATTGAAGTCTTCAAAGTCCCACTTTTCGTTGTGAATCGCGGCCTCGATAACTGAATATTGCCCAACTTTGGGTTCAGATGCCCAGAGTTACAGACCAGACTCGCAAGAAATCAATTACATGTCGTCGATACTGACAGATTCTTTATATTCTACGTCTAGAAGTTTCATATTATCGTTAGTCACTCAAAGTACATTTGCTGTACTATGTGTTTAATAGTCACGCCTAAACGAGGACAACCCATGATGCTAGCATATCTGATCTTACATATATTTTACAATTATTATCTATCGCTCATATTTGGTACAGAGCTCCATCTATCGTCAAGAATACGAAAAAACCAATCGCAACAGCAATTGCCAATTCCAAGGAGAAGAGTTCTTGTTTCACCTCCTCCCCTATAACGCCAAATTCATCTATTTCCTCTCCGTTGTTTTGGGGGTATTTCCTTTTTCCATCCTATTCATCTTTGTTCATTTTTCATCACGAACGATCGTTGGAGCTGTGAAGACGTCGCTCGTTAACTCCGCGGAACGCTCGCTTGCCTACCTCGTAGCTGCTGATCATGATAGCGCATGCTGGAGCAACCTTGAGGGTTCGTGGGATCCATCCCTTCCATAGTCCTGAGGCTCCTTCGGTCTTGAAGATGTGCCAGAGGAGGCGTACCATACTGCGCTCCTCGGGGGCTGCTACTGCGCTGGCACTGCTTTGTTTGGCCTTTTTGGAGCTGTCTTGGTAGATCTGTGTTCGTGTCTTTCCGACGTCGAAAGGTGTTGTGACGAACGAGGCGAACGCCCCTGATAGAGCACCAGCTGTAAAGGCATCCACGAAGGTTTCGGTGTGGTTCTCCTGTACCTGCGATCTCCTCCTTGCTTCAGACAGATCCTCCTCGAATGGTAATGAGTGGCCATGGCGTTGCTCACGATAATCCGTCAGTCTTGATCGTATCGACTCGTATCCCCACCAGTAGAGACCTGAGAAAGGGACATCTCGCCAAAGGGTCAATGTCAAGCCTCTCCATAATGCAGTATATCCATGCGATCCCACCATCTCCTTCACACTCTCGAAGGCTTCCACAAGGTGATTTGTTGTCGATGCTCCATGAGCGGCCTGCATTCGTGTCTTGACAAGTTCGATCGGGCTCACGGCGGTGGCTGCTAGGACACGCGCAGCTGATCCAGCAGTCAAAGGTGCCGATGTATCGGAAAAGTGCGAAAACGGACTCTTCGGGTTAAATCGCAAATAATCGTAACCAGTAAAGTAGATGATATTCGAAGGAACTGCCATGACGAGTGTGGGCGATAATCCTCGCCAGAGAGTTGTAACGCCCTCGTTGCGGGCAATCTTTCGCAGACCGTCAAAAGTAGAGCTGAAGGTTCGGCGTTGTACCTCTTCGACGGCACATTCGGCGGGTGCTGGAGGCGCGACGATACCGTCTATCCTAGGCGCAGCGAGACAGAATTCGGCGTTGCCACCGGAGAAAAAGACTTCGCGACAGCAGGATGTGATACCGAGTTCGGCGGTTTGGGCGGGGGAGAGCGAGGTGGTAGTAATTGCGAGTTTAGAGAAATCGACGGTCGATCGAGGAGCCTTTTGCGACTGGAGTCGCACGCGGACGACATCGAGGGGTGTAACTGTGCAACAGTAATGAGCATAAACCTGATACAGGATGAAAAGAGAGACATACCAAGCAATGACGTTAATAAACTGCCCGACATGGCCGACACCATCTTTTGCGTCGCTGTGATATCAACAACTCCATTATTGCTGCTCCCAGCTCCCGCCGCCGGTATTGATTTACTCCCACTGAGGATATCCCTCCCGTCGTTGGGGCCCGTCGGCTCGGCATCCATCATATGGCGTAGCGAAAACTCGTCATCGGCTTGGAGGGGGTTCTGGTGGTGATTGTGGTGGTCGTAGCCACTGGGGCGATTTGTGCCGGCAGTGGCCATTTTTGGGGTAATTCGAGTATATACTATTCTCTTCAGTTCATGGTCGAGCAATTGGTGATGAGAACCGGATCAAAGTCtgatgaaaaagaagagtACTGGAATCTCAGGgagaaagaaggagaagaaggtatGTGTTGGGTTGTCGAGATAAGGAAAGGCAAGCTGAGGtgtcgatgacgatgactcGATGGTAGCGGTTTTTGGTGGAGAGGTTTCGCAGGAGTGGCGATCTAACGGTAGAGAAAAAAGCACCCTTTTGTCCCTGAACAAAACAATCGATGATACGTTATGTTTGCGACGCTgagatttttttttttttagagTTCCGTTCTGGAATTTGAATGCCGAAAGCTGATTGATAAGGTGTCTTTGCTGTGgaataaaaaagaaaaagacagACTCTCCGGATGAAATCCCCGAGGCCGGCCGGAGTAGGAGAAAACGATTCGGTCTGTCGGTCGGTCGGCTAGTATCGCACTCGATCAAATTGCGCTTTAGTAGTGCGACCcagaaagaggagaagtcAATTACCGATGCTCTCTTAGTATTTCATAGATGTTCTGTATAGTTTGCTCTTTATTTTACTTATCGCATTCACGTCTTACCAAGCAAATAAACAAAAAATTATGGCGATATCGCCCCCCAAATGTTTTGCTAGGCCCGGGGTCGGAGCATCGGGGATTGGTACACAAAAAAAACGGTTTGCGCCCTGTGAGGTACGTACCGTGAGTATGCGGTCATTTTAGCTGTCACCTGCTTCCCTGGGCTTTCTGAGAGCCGCAGATTTCCGTAGCATGATGTCACGGAGGGTTTTGATTGGTTCCATGCATATCTCTTGGACAAAAGGGTTGTTAGAGCTTCAGCGAGCTCTGTAAGTGGCGCAGGGACCAAGACGTTGTGAAGAGcaaaataataaataaatcGAATCTCAGGCCCCTTGATACGAGAAATCTAATGATGCTATTTGTTTGAAACCATAATCTGTTATAATGGTATCTTCTAAAGACAAGCAGAAGATCTTGTGAGAGTGTAACGTTAAGCACACCTGGCTGCTGATCGTTTTGATAAGATTATCAATCTCTTATTATCAATCTCCCTCCCAAGCATTATCTACTCCTTTCCAACAAACTCAAGCACTGCCTTCACAAACCCTTCAGGATTCTCCTCTGCAATCCAGTGTCCACTCTCAGGCACCGAAGCAACACTAAAAGTGCCCTTTTCATGAACTTCCCCCATCATCTGCTCGGCCATCTCACTGAACTGATTCATCCCGCCATTAAGCCCCAACGCCCTCACTTTACATTTTCCATTCTTGGCAACCCACTCACGATTCTCTTCTGAATCTGTCCCAAACTCTCTATAGATATTAAAACCACAGCGGAGAGCACCGGGGCGACTAAACATTTTGACATAGTAGTTCAAGTCCTCTTGGGCAATTGCTGATGAGTTGTACGAGTATTTGTCGTAGAAGTGGCCGAGGTAGATCTCCTCCCTGCCTGAGACGAGAGCTTCGGGGAGATCGAGAACTTGGTGGAACCAGAAGTGGAAATGCTGAACACCGTGTATTTTCCATGTGTCCTCGTGGGCTTGAGTTCCTGGGAGGGGACATTCCCCCCAGATGACAGATGCTGTACGGTCGGAGTATCGTGAGGCAAAGGTATATGCTATCATACCGCCAATATCATGCCCGACAATGTGGACTGAATCTTTGATAGAgagatggtcaagaagctgcaaGATATCTGACGCCATGACGGTCTTGGTGAAGCCTGTCTGAGTTCTGTGCGAGTATCCAGCTCCACGGTAATCTGGGGTGATCACCCGATATCTAAGAACTGTGAGTATCTAGGAATTCTTTCGACCCATATTGCTTACCCAGCTGAGGAGATAGGGCCGATGACTTTTCGAAACTGATACGAAGTCTGAGGGAAACCATGAATCAAGACCACAACGCCTTTCTCATTCCCATCAGGCTTGGTATCAGTATAAGCGATGCTCACACCATTGTCGATAGGGGCAGTATAGAAGGCACGGTCCATCCTGATAGGCTTTATAGTAAGGTTTTAAATAAATATGTTTTTATGTTTCTTTCAGTCGTGAGCTATCTCTTTCGCGCGCCCACTTCGAGATCTTATACCGTATATGAGACGACGTTGGCATGACGCTTGATGACGCTGAAGACTTGAGATTACCAAGCGATCGTTTAGAAATTCACGAGCAAGTACATTAAGCAAAGATAATTACACCAATCAATAGCCGGTATTCGGTCAAAAGTGGTTTCGAGATATCTTGGTAGACTGgctttgaagttgaagatgatttTAACGTTCTACCACTATGGGGTGATAGGTATGCAGAGAACTCTACTCACTTCCACTACATTGAGTTGTTCAGTTAACGTTCAGGAATAAGAATATATGAAAATATCTTAATTCTACTAAAGCCCAATTCAGATACTAATTCTATCCAAGAGCAAAGACGTGGGCGCAAACTGTAACACCATCAGTTATAGGGTATGTAAATAAGCATCAAGAAATCTAGTTGCATGATGTTCAATGCCACTGCCACCACAACGGGTCCGATATGCTCTGCATAGATGCTTGAGATGATTCGAATGAGTGAATGGCCTGGTAATTTTACTAAATTCACTTTCAAACCGCACTCAATATCGTTCTGTGTTGATCAACGTTTGGATTTGTAATGCCCATTCACCGTCTCTTGACCACACTAACCTAATCCATCCACCGTAATCGATCGCCCACTATGACTCGGCCGGCGAACCACAGCATTCTATTCGTGCTCTTTGCATCATCCATCACGACTTATCATCGACCACCTTCAAATCCAACCCCTGTCCCTAATCAAtctccctcatcctcacttgACTCAATCGGCGAACGTTTGCTCTTTATAGCCTCAACGTGATAATGAATTTATTGTAATGAATAACCTACTGCTTCTAAGATAAACTTCGGACATAACGGACAAGAGAGCATCATGACATCAAACACAAACGAGCTCGACTCGGAACTCGAGTCTTTCCGACAGAAATGGATCTCAGATCTAAGAACGAGGAGTGAACACCCAGAAACTGTTGAGGCTCCGGCTGGACCCTCAAGACGACCTCATCATGGTCCTATCTCATCGTTGCCACACAAGCATGTACCTGCGCCAGCGGATGACGGTGACGATGATTATGTTCAAAGCCGTGCTTTCGATCAAGATGAGCCTGTAGCTCAAGCACCGCAGGATGTTCATCATGATCGGAAGGGAAAGAAACTCGTTTCTGCCCTGGATCATTTTGAGGAGGCGATGCATAAGGAGGAACAGGGTAATATGGGCGATAGTCTCAAGCTCTACCGCAAGGCTTACAGAGTATGTGATTTCAATTCTGCTTATTCGAAACCCTACTAACGCACCTACAGCTTGACAATGGTGTTGATCGGAGATATCGTGAGAAGCATTTCCCCCAAAAGACAGCCCCGCGACCTGTCTCACCTACAGCTACTAAAGCATCAGCACCAGAGGCTCCTCAACCGCCCAAGTCGGAAGAGGTTGTAGAAGCAAAGCCTCTACCTATAGGTGAACTCATCGCCAGCTTCTCCGGGTTGAAAATCGAGCCTGCCCCTCCTCCTATCGAGGGCATGCCCGAGCCACCCTGTCCTGTGGCCGATCTTCCTGATGAGATCCTCATTCACATCCTCCGCGACGTTGCAATCACAGATGTCGGAGACTTCGCCCGCTTATCCCGAGTGTGCAAGCGTCTCGCGTACCTTGTTGCTTCAGAGCAGCGCATCTGGCGCCGTGTAGCTCTTGGTCCAGAAGTTGGTTTCAGCTCACAGATCTACCGTTTCGAAAAGGGCGTCGAGTGGGACGAACTGCCAGAGGAGGAACAAGAAGGCCCTGAGATTCAGGATGGTTTCGTAATCAGCCCCTCTGAGCTTGCACAGCGGAAGCGCGACGCCAACATTGCTTTCACAGAGTCTCTTATACCCTCTGTATACCCAACCTGGAAGCAGCTTTTCCGCTCACGACCACGAATTCGTTTCAATGGCTGCTATATCTCCACAGTCAACTATGTTCGTACTGGACAAGCCTCAACTAATCAGCCTACGTGGGGCAGTCCCATTCATATCGTTACATACTATCGATACCTCCGTTTCTTCCGTGATGGTACACTcatcagccttctcagcacTGCCGAACCCGCAGATGTCGTGCACCACATGACTCGCGAGGAGCTCAACGTCCACCGCGGCGTTGCACAGCCCCATCTCCCCTCCGCCGTCATGGCTC
Proteins encoded in this region:
- a CDS encoding Alpha/Beta hydrolase protein, which gives rise to MDRAFYTAPIDNGVSIAYTDTKPDGNEKGVVVLIHGFPQTSYQFRKVIGPISSAGYRVITPDYRGAGYSHRTQTGFTKTVMASDILQLLDHLSIKDSVHIVGHDIGGMIAYTFASRYSDRTASVIWGECPLPGTQAHEDTWKIHGVQHFHFWFHQVLDLPEALVSGREEIYLGHFYDKYSYNSSAIAQEDLNYYVKMFSRPGALRCGFNIYREFGTDSEENREWVAKNGKCKVRALGLNGGMNQFSEMAEQMMGEVHEKGTFSVASVPESGHWIAEENPEGFVKAVLEFVGKE
- a CDS encoding WD40-repeat-containing domain protein; translation: MYSLNCADGLSLGRDVYVLDIHRTSVGLASISSDQFLSVLDPARLSAGPQRRLPTQHGNLTTLRVFDSNASVVCTAGENGTVGVWDLRQGANVVQFQASQAPILSMACSLDTQTIAVGTELQNHTASIHLWDVRSTPSSKAHYQEVHSDDVTDLSFNPSNPALLLSGSTDGLVNVYDTRVADEDDLTVQTCNVDASIHRAAWLSATEVAALSHDERCALYDVSEERANGDAVQDFGDMRSVLGCQYVADITPKMDGSGAILGAGAQDKQGFELVFLAKNPNGEGWALDRENSVGLPGAHGEEIVRSFCFFDEAHVVYTAGEDGNVKAWRPN
- a CDS encoding mitochondrial carrier domain-containing protein, yielding MATAGTNRPSGYDHHNHHQNPLQADDEFSLRHMMDAEPTGPNDGRDILSGSKSIPAAGAGSSNNGVVDITATQKMVSAMSGSLLTSLLVTPLDVVRVRLQSQKAPRSTVDFSKLAITTTSLSPAQTAELGITSCCREVFFSGGNAEFCLAAPRIDGIVAPPAPAECAVEEVQRRTFSSTFDGLRKIARNEGVTTLWRGLSPTLVMAVPSNIIYFTGYDYLRFNPKSPFSHFSDTSAPLTAGSAARVLAATAVSPIELVKTRMQAAHGASTTNHLVEAFESVKEMVGSHGYTALWRGLTLTLWRDVPFSGLYWWGYESIRSRLTDYREQRHGHSLPFEEDLSEARRRSQVQENHTETFVDAFTAGALSGAFASFVTTPFDVGKTRTQIYQDSSKKAKQSSASAVAAPEERSMVRLLWHIFKTEGASGLWKGWIPRTLKVAPACAIMISSYEVGKRAFRGVNERRLHSSNDRS